The Ancylothrix sp. D3o genome window below encodes:
- a CDS encoding glycosyltransferase family 2 protein, which translates to MTFLPKTSVIIPIHNGEKDIPELLECLENQTYPKNLIEYLLIDNNSTDNTPNLLKAAKLPPLSQKEIQSSYAARNTGIHAATGEIIAFTDADCRPKPNWLLTLIQPFVKPQIGIVAGEIIALPGKSLLEKYAQKKEILSQKHTLAHPHCPYGQTANLAIRRQIFQEMGLFRPYLTTGGDADICWRILKQTNWQLEFVPEAIVQHRHRSTWKELHSQWKKYGQSNQYLHQLHGIDLTRELTKKEFIYRISRWLIKELPLTTIKTIFGQTPPLDLLTTPIDLYCFQARTEGQKQATLSETAKQIENLEKSP; encoded by the coding sequence ATGACTTTTCTCCCCAAAACCTCCGTAATCATCCCCATCCATAACGGAGAAAAAGACATCCCCGAACTGCTAGAATGCTTAGAAAACCAAACCTACCCCAAAAACTTAATAGAATACCTCCTCATAGACAATAACAGCACAGACAACACCCCTAACCTCTTAAAAGCAGCAAAACTCCCGCCCCTTAGCCAGAAAGAAATTCAAAGTTCCTACGCAGCCAGAAACACCGGCATCCACGCCGCCACCGGAGAAATTATCGCCTTCACAGATGCCGATTGCCGACCCAAACCAAATTGGTTATTAACATTAATTCAGCCATTTGTCAAGCCTCAAATAGGCATAGTTGCCGGAGAAATAATCGCTTTACCGGGTAAAAGTTTGCTCGAAAAATACGCCCAAAAAAAAGAAATTTTATCTCAAAAACACACCCTCGCTCATCCCCATTGCCCCTACGGGCAAACAGCTAATCTTGCTATTCGCCGGCAGATATTTCAAGAAATGGGATTATTTCGCCCTTATTTAACAACCGGTGGCGATGCAGATATTTGTTGGAGAATTTTAAAACAAACAAACTGGCAACTCGAATTTGTCCCCGAAGCCATAGTTCAACACCGGCACCGCTCAACTTGGAAAGAACTGCATTCTCAATGGAAAAAATATGGTCAATCAAACCAATATTTACATCAATTGCACGGGATAGACTTAACAAGAGAACTGACAAAAAAAGAATTTATTTATAGAATAAGCCGGTGGCTAATCAAAGAACTACCCCTCACCACAATCAAAACAATTTTCGGGCAAACTCCACCCCTAGATTTATTAACCACCCCCATAGATTTGTATTGCTTTCAAGCTAGAACTGAAGGCCAAAAACAAGCCACCTTAAGCGAAACAGCCAAACAAATAGAAAACCTGGAAAAATCACCCTAA
- a CDS encoding response regulator transcription factor, translated as MSVAKQKENSEKISSNTAKLVLVDDEPGLREAVQAYLEDSGFTVHVASNAKQGLELVDQKQPDLVITDVMMPQVDGYQFLKLLREDPRYKALPVVFLTARGMTSDRIQGYQAGCDAYISKPFDPDELVAIVGNLLNRREATKTVPADGETPDITELASQIAEIKSLLTGRTGIPQSPSPIKVDLTPREQSVLDLVAQGLMNKEIARRLDTSVRNVEKYVSRLFSKTGTNSRTELVRFALEHGLTK; from the coding sequence ATGAGCGTTGCCAAACAAAAAGAAAACAGCGAAAAAATCTCATCAAACACAGCAAAACTCGTACTCGTGGATGATGAACCAGGACTCAGAGAAGCAGTACAAGCTTATTTAGAAGACAGCGGCTTTACTGTCCACGTTGCAAGTAACGCCAAACAAGGCTTAGAACTCGTAGACCAAAAACAGCCGGATTTGGTAATTACAGATGTTATGATGCCGCAAGTTGATGGCTATCAATTTCTGAAACTACTGCGTGAAGATCCCCGCTACAAAGCTTTGCCGGTTGTATTTTTAACTGCTCGCGGCATGACAAGCGACCGCATCCAAGGATATCAAGCCGGTTGTGATGCTTACATTTCCAAACCATTTGATCCTGATGAGTTAGTTGCTATTGTGGGCAATTTATTAAACCGCAGAGAAGCTACAAAAACGGTTCCTGCGGATGGAGAAACGCCGGATATTACGGAATTGGCCAGCCAAATTGCCGAGATAAAATCTTTATTAACCGGTCGCACCGGCATACCCCAAAGCCCTAGCCCTATTAAAGTAGACTTAACACCCAGAGAGCAAAGTGTTTTAGATTTGGTAGCCCAAGGTTTAATGAATAAAGAAATAGCCCGCCGGCTCGATACCAGTGTTCGCAACGTAGAAAAATATGTGAGCAGACTCTTCAGCAAAACCGGCACAAACAGCCGTACTGAATTAGTCCGTTTTGCCCTGGAACACGGTTTAACGAAATAG
- the psbP gene encoding photosystem II reaction center PsbP, whose translation MTIKRIAAILVIFFSLALPGCVASAAAGLIPYVDSVDGYQFLYPNGWQEVKVSNGPDVVFHDLIEDTENLSVVISPVPEGKTLADLGDASEVGYKLSKKAIAPENSGRTAELVSAESQTAGDKTYYVLEYAVKLPNNKLRHNLASVAVSRGKLYTFNISATEKRWQKLKTKFTQVVNSFSVY comes from the coding sequence ATGACAATCAAACGAATTGCGGCAATTTTGGTAATTTTTTTCAGCCTTGCTCTGCCCGGTTGCGTGGCTTCTGCCGCCGCCGGCCTTATTCCTTATGTTGATAGCGTCGATGGTTATCAGTTTCTTTACCCCAATGGCTGGCAGGAAGTCAAGGTAAGCAATGGCCCGGATGTGGTATTTCACGATTTGATTGAAGATACCGAAAACCTCAGTGTTGTGATTAGTCCAGTGCCCGAAGGAAAAACCCTGGCCGATTTAGGCGATGCAAGCGAAGTGGGTTATAAACTTTCCAAAAAAGCGATAGCCCCGGAAAATTCGGGTCGCACCGCCGAATTGGTTTCTGCTGAATCTCAGACTGCCGGTGATAAGACTTATTATGTCTTAGAATATGCAGTGAAATTGCCAAACAATAAACTGCGTCATAACTTGGCAAGTGTTGCAGTCAGTCGGGGAAAACTTTATACTTTTAATATTTCTGCGACCGAAAAACGCTGGCAAAAACTTAAGACAAAATTTACCCAAGTCGTCAATTCTTTTTCTGTGTATTAG
- a CDS encoding nucleoside triphosphate pyrophosphatase yields the protein MLPLFLLASASPARRRLLQTAGIDAIVCPSDIDESQIKKSDPSELVQTLAELKAENIALRLKNGEVPVNSPPLPESVASWLIAGFDSVLWLKGEIHGKPADAAEAIERWKMMRGNIGELYTGHALIDLATEKVLVATQVTRVYFAQVSDAEIEAYVSTGEPLKCAGCFALEGKGGLFVEKLEGCHTNVIGLSLPLLREMLAKLGYKVTDFWQ from the coding sequence ATGTTGCCGCTATTTTTATTAGCTTCTGCTTCTCCTGCTCGCCGGCGCTTGTTGCAAACTGCCGGCATTGATGCCATTGTGTGTCCGAGCGATATTGATGAGTCGCAAATTAAAAAGTCTGATCCGTCAGAATTGGTGCAAACTTTGGCAGAATTGAAAGCCGAAAATATTGCTCTGCGGCTGAAAAATGGGGAAGTGCCGGTGAACAGTCCGCCATTACCTGAGAGTGTTGCTTCTTGGTTAATTGCTGGTTTTGATTCGGTGTTGTGGCTGAAGGGTGAAATACATGGTAAACCGGCAGACGCAGCCGAAGCAATTGAGCGCTGGAAAATGATGCGTGGTAACATCGGAGAGCTTTACACCGGCCACGCATTAATTGATTTAGCTACAGAGAAAGTTCTGGTTGCTACGCAGGTGACGCGGGTTTATTTTGCTCAGGTAAGTGATGCAGAAATTGAAGCGTATGTTAGCACCGGCGAACCGCTTAAATGTGCAGGTTGTTTTGCTTTAGAAGGTAAAGGCGGTTTGTTTGTAGAAAAACTGGAAGGTTGCCATACAAACGTGATTGGCTTGAGTTTGCCGCTGCTGAGAGAAATGCTTGCCAAACTTGGCTACAAAGTCACAGATTTTTGGCAGTAA
- a CDS encoding PAS domain-containing protein yields the protein MCSNMANDRQAEQKPTDLKNKITEIECIEHANFAGNEDIENNVYVRVAALEEANARLLAEIERRKQAEQALKEQQEFLRMVIANAPLTLWALDANGVFTFSEGKLLEKLGIKAGEEVGKSVFEVYRQVPEIVENSRRALRGETFAATVELAGLAFESWYRPVLNNRGEVIAVIGAAFDITDRKQMEEDLRESERKNSSLLSAIPDLIFRMSRDGTYLDIKAPKNSQLLMAVEQQIGQNIYDVLPRPVAEKRMYYLERALSTGQLQVFEYQLPFPDVYQRHYEARIAVSGDSEVLTIVRDITERKYAQQALQEAKDHLQAVLDAVPGCVSWVSSDLKYLGVNGYLADIFKLSPESFMGQEVGFLQAAGKLRELLADFFKSSNWEYCQEIETNISGEARQHLVFAQKYNSGKMAVCVGVDISKLKKAEAERMKAEIKLRETQEHDRLLAEIALRIHQSLDLQEILQTTVDEVRHFLQADRVYIGYLDENADGRIVAESVLSGFPSVLDFVTASTLYREEIKPLFDSNSVRVVNDISLANFSHYLAEFYDKYQIKASLTVRIILDEEPFGLLGVNQCAAARNWEVFEIELLERLATQVAIAIKQAKLYKKLENHKDDLERQVTARTAELQERNQELQELNRLKDLFLHAVTHDLRTPVMGSLLVLNNLLNLGEINGALSSVISVPSSILKRMKQGAERQLKMINSLLEVHATEVRGMRLQCEPVCLREMMQNILEDLQPLLLENQALLRCEISPNLPLVMADSAQLWRVFENLIVNALKHNPPGLELSFTAICEGGESNFDGQIIRCALKDNGVGMTQEQCEKLFDLYTRGSNMRRSMGLGLGLYLCRQIIAAHQGEIGAISTPGAGATFWFTLPVFKP from the coding sequence ATGTGCAGTAACATGGCAAACGACCGGCAAGCTGAACAAAAACCGACGGACTTGAAAAACAAAATTACAGAGATTGAGTGTATTGAACACGCCAATTTTGCTGGAAATGAAGATATAGAAAATAATGTTTATGTTCGGGTGGCTGCTTTAGAAGAAGCCAATGCCAGATTATTAGCAGAAATAGAAAGGCGAAAGCAGGCGGAACAAGCGTTAAAAGAACAACAGGAATTTTTGCGAATGGTGATTGCCAATGCGCCTCTTACACTTTGGGCGCTTGATGCTAATGGGGTGTTTACATTTTCGGAAGGAAAGCTATTAGAAAAGTTGGGAATAAAAGCAGGGGAAGAAGTTGGAAAATCGGTTTTTGAAGTGTACCGGCAGGTTCCGGAAATTGTCGAAAATAGCCGTCGTGCTTTGCGGGGAGAAACGTTTGCCGCTACTGTAGAATTGGCAGGATTAGCTTTTGAATCGTGGTACCGGCCGGTTTTGAATAATAGGGGCGAAGTTATCGCAGTGATTGGGGCTGCATTTGATATTACTGATCGCAAACAAATGGAAGAAGATTTGCGAGAAAGTGAAAGAAAAAATAGCAGTTTGTTGAGTGCGATTCCTGATTTAATTTTTAGGATGAGCCGTGATGGGACTTATTTGGATATAAAAGCACCAAAAAATAGCCAATTATTGATGGCAGTGGAACAGCAAATTGGGCAAAATATTTATGACGTTTTGCCGAGGCCGGTGGCAGAAAAGAGAATGTATTATCTTGAAAGGGCTTTATCCACCGGCCAGTTACAAGTTTTTGAATATCAATTACCTTTTCCTGATGTTTATCAGCGTCATTATGAAGCGCGAATTGCGGTGAGTGGCGATTCGGAAGTGTTAACAATTGTGCGGGATATTACGGAAAGAAAATACGCCCAACAAGCCTTACAAGAAGCAAAAGATCATCTACAAGCTGTGTTAGATGCGGTGCCGGGGTGTGTTTCTTGGGTGAGTTCAGATTTGAAATATTTGGGAGTTAATGGTTACTTAGCAGATATTTTTAAACTGTCTCCAGAAAGTTTTATGGGCCAAGAAGTAGGCTTTTTGCAAGCGGCGGGTAAATTGCGAGAACTTTTAGCAGATTTTTTTAAGTCGTCCAATTGGGAATACTGCCAAGAAATTGAGACAAATATATCAGGAGAAGCGCGCCAGCATTTAGTTTTTGCTCAAAAGTATAATTCAGGAAAGATGGCGGTTTGTGTGGGGGTGGATATTAGCAAATTAAAAAAAGCCGAAGCCGAGCGAATGAAGGCAGAAATCAAATTACGAGAAACGCAAGAACATGACCGACTTTTAGCAGAAATTGCTTTGAGAATTCACCAGTCTTTAGATTTGCAAGAAATTCTGCAAACAACTGTTGATGAAGTCCGGCATTTTTTGCAAGCAGATCGGGTTTATATTGGGTATTTAGATGAAAATGCGGATGGCAGAATTGTGGCGGAATCTGTTTTGTCTGGGTTTCCTTCTGTGTTGGATTTTGTTACAGCCAGCACTCTTTATCGGGAGGAAATAAAACCATTATTTGACAGCAATTCTGTTCGGGTTGTGAATGATATTAGCCTAGCAAATTTTTCGCATTATTTAGCAGAGTTTTATGACAAGTATCAGATTAAAGCTAGTCTGACGGTGCGGATTATTTTGGATGAAGAACCCTTTGGCTTATTGGGGGTAAATCAGTGTGCTGCTGCTCGGAATTGGGAGGTATTTGAGATTGAATTGCTGGAACGACTGGCGACGCAAGTAGCGATTGCTATTAAACAAGCAAAACTCTATAAAAAGTTGGAAAATCATAAGGATGATTTAGAAAGACAAGTGACCGCAAGAACGGCGGAACTGCAAGAAAGAAATCAAGAATTGCAAGAGTTGAACCGGCTCAAGGATTTATTTTTACACGCGGTAACGCATGACCTCCGCACGCCGGTGATGGGGTCATTATTGGTGTTGAATAATTTATTGAATTTGGGTGAAATTAATGGAGCTTTAAGCTCGGTAATTTCTGTGCCTAGTTCGATTTTAAAGCGGATGAAACAAGGAGCCGAACGACAGTTAAAAATGATTAATTCATTGCTGGAAGTGCACGCAACTGAAGTGCGAGGAATGCGGTTACAGTGCGAGCCGGTTTGTCTGAGAGAAATGATGCAAAATATATTGGAAGATTTACAGCCTTTGCTGCTTGAAAATCAAGCTTTGCTCAGGTGTGAAATTTCCCCGAATTTACCTTTGGTAATGGCTGATTCGGCGCAGTTGTGGCGGGTGTTTGAAAATTTAATTGTCAATGCTTTAAAACACAATCCCCCAGGGTTAGAGTTAAGTTTTACGGCTATTTGTGAAGGGGGAGAAAGCAATTTTGATGGCCAAATTATTCGCTGCGCCCTGAAAGATAATGGTGTGGGAATGACTCAGGAACAATGCGAGAAGCTTTTTGATCTTTACACTCGTGGTAGTAATATGCGCCGCTCAATGGGGTTGGGTTTGGGGTTATATTTATGTCGGCAAATTATTGCGGCTCATCAAGGCGAAATTGGTGCTATCAGTACGCCTGGTGCCGGTGCGACTTTTTGGTTTACTTTGCCGGTTTTTAAGCCCTGA